The following proteins are encoded in a genomic region of Gossypium hirsutum isolate 1008001.06 chromosome D05, Gossypium_hirsutum_v2.1, whole genome shotgun sequence:
- the LOC121217135 gene encoding uncharacterized protein: MVSGNFEEFYSLCFNVKLHGTRKSLWLIAIAAACWSVWLARNEMVFERKVLSMDTLIFHSKMRALLWVRVAFDECMVQERLWWLSPSKCKFDSLNSKLVTLSWHYPPHGWLKFNVSGMATEEATGCGGVLRGEEGTVRALFSGPCDAIDAYSVELGAIITALDVIVEIGWRGSSLIIVEIGSQVAYNWLLNKDKRPWSQQTTFTDMERRQACVGEVVFSKAEQHGNEMVDTLTTTSINCRVMFKAWRR; encoded by the coding sequence ATGGTGAGCGGTAATTTTGAAGAATTTTACTCTTTATGTTTTAATGTGAAGTTGCATGGTACTAGGAAAAGTCTTTGGTTGATAGCAATAGCGGCAGCATGTTGGTCTGTTTGGCTTGCAAGGAACGAGATGGTATTTGAAAGAAAAGTGTTATCTATGGATACGCTGATATTTCATTCCAAGATGAGAGCATTGTTGTGGGTAAGAGTTGCTTTCGATGAGTGTATGGTACAAGAGAGATTATGGTGGTTAAGTCCGTCTAAGTGCAAGTTCGATTCACTCAATTCCAAACTTGTTACGCTGAGTTGGCATTATCCTCCTCATGGGTGGCTGAAGTTTAATGTAAGTGGAATGGCAACTGAGGAAGCTACGGGCTGTGGAGGTGTTCTTAGAGGCGAGGAAGGAACTGTAAGAGCTTTATTCTCGGGACCATGTGATGCCATTGATGCATATTCAGTTGAATTAGGAGCAATAATTACAGCGTTGGATGTAATAGTTGAGATAGGGTGGAGGGGATCTAGtttgattattgttgaaatcgGGTCACAGGTGGCGTATAACTGGTTATTGAACAAAGACAAGAGACCTTGGTCGCAACAAACTACATTCACAGACATGGAAAGGAGACAAGCCTGTGTGGGTGAGGTAGTATTTTCAAAAGCAGAGCAGCATGGCAATGAAATGGTAGATACATTAACGACAACAAGCATTAATTGTAGGGTTATGTTCAAGGCGTGGCGGCGGTGA